One window of Nitrospirota bacterium genomic DNA carries:
- a CDS encoding putative sulfate exporter family transporter, which produces MAEPNRKWYTGMTTQEDWWAVWLGVGFFFLAMVNIFGLDLVGWMTYPTKWVFSPPEGGKGAIGGAFYALGKKYSATSKGFYSGLGWWSVVWSYVIFGAAACIGAAFMRWNLKKFLAGWTIIYFLTIATWFIGHHGFIAASKLDMEKYGLGFALSLGGGGSFILALIVGLVIGNFFRGFAGYLSEAAKPEWYIKTAIVTLGVKLGYLPIKLSGMSQQLGEQATTLTFDLFVAGAAATIVAYLIFWPGVYVISRKIFKLPRKTAAVLGSGISICGVSAAVATGGAVRAKPVVSIMVSALVVIWAVIELVVLPGFFTHVWPTTKDPLVAGAAMGMSVKTDGADAAAGELMDSFMRNKVEVETAGATVWPEGIVTSSAVMTKVWIDMFIGLWAFILALVWVYRIDRRPGERVPGSEVWHRFPKFVLGYFFCWLFLLALYFGPGQTGAPEAAPFLKSVKAGAVPVEKGMRKLFFMLTFMSLGIITDFKKLKEAQFGKMIWVYFIALFLFIIPVAILIAYLFHHGMKIPNIAGF; this is translated from the coding sequence ATGGCAGAGCCTAATCGCAAATGGTATACCGGGATGACGACCCAGGAAGACTGGTGGGCCGTCTGGCTCGGTGTCGGGTTTTTCTTTCTGGCCATGGTGAACATATTCGGACTGGACCTGGTGGGCTGGATGACGTACCCGACCAAATGGGTCTTCAGTCCCCCAGAGGGCGGCAAGGGCGCCATCGGCGGAGCGTTTTACGCCCTCGGAAAGAAATACAGCGCCACGTCCAAGGGATTCTACTCGGGCCTCGGGTGGTGGAGCGTAGTGTGGTCCTACGTGATTTTCGGTGCGGCCGCGTGCATTGGCGCGGCGTTCATGCGCTGGAACCTCAAGAAGTTTCTTGCCGGGTGGACCATCATCTACTTCCTTACCATCGCGACCTGGTTCATCGGCCATCACGGGTTCATCGCGGCAAGCAAGCTGGACATGGAGAAGTACGGGCTCGGTTTTGCGCTCTCGCTGGGCGGCGGGGGCTCGTTCATTCTCGCGCTCATCGTAGGGCTCGTCATCGGCAACTTTTTCAGGGGGTTCGCGGGCTACCTCAGCGAGGCCGCAAAACCGGAATGGTACATTAAAACGGCCATCGTCACCCTCGGGGTGAAGCTGGGATACCTCCCGATAAAGCTCTCGGGCATGTCCCAGCAACTCGGGGAGCAGGCCACCACACTGACCTTCGACCTTTTCGTCGCCGGGGCCGCGGCGACGATAGTCGCTTACCTTATCTTCTGGCCCGGCGTCTATGTCATATCGAGGAAGATATTCAAGTTGCCCAGAAAGACCGCCGCGGTCCTTGGCTCGGGCATCTCCATCTGCGGCGTCTCCGCAGCGGTGGCCACGGGCGGCGCGGTGAGGGCCAAGCCGGTGGTCTCCATCATGGTCTCCGCCCTGGTCGTCATATGGGCCGTCATCGAGCTCGTTGTCCTGCCCGGATTCTTCACGCACGTCTGGCCGACAACGAAAGACCCTCTTGTCGCCGGAGCCGCCATGGGCATGTCGGTCAAGACCGACGGGGCCGACGCGGCGGCCGGCGAGCTCATGGACTCCTTCATGCGCAACAAGGTGGAAGTGGAAACCGCAGGAGCCACCGTGTGGCCGGAGGGCATCGTCACCTCGAGCGCGGTCATGACCAAGGTGTGGATCGACATGTTCATAGGCCTGTGGGCCTTCATCCTGGCGTTGGTCTGGGTGTACCGGATAGACCGAAGACCGGGGGAACGGGTGCCCGGCTCCGAGGTCTGGCACCGTTTCCCCAAGTTTGTGCTCGGGTACTTCTTCTGCTGGTTGTTCCTGCTCGCCCTCTATTTCGGCCCCGGCCAGACCGGAGCTCCGGAGGCGGCGCCATTCCTGAAATCCGTGAAGGCGGGAGCGGTGCCGGTCGAGAAGGGCATGCGGAAGCTCTTCTTCATGCTCACCTTCATGAGCCTCGGCATCATCACCGACTTCAAGAAGCTCAAGGAGGCCCAGTTCGGCAAGATGATCTGGGTGTACTTCATCGCCCTGTTCCTCTTCATCATTCCGGTGGCCATACTCATCGCCTACCTGTTCCACCACGGCATGAAGATACCCAACATCGCTGGTTTCTAG
- a CDS encoding DUF5395 family protein, with translation MLLECTIRHDGANWVVEHGTNSISAPTLEELDRGMERYLKEEGLLKAGEKAQVFMAFDNSTIPQWIRQYSQHYFNRIVEVKG, from the coding sequence TTGCTGCTGGAGTGCACGATAAGGCATGACGGGGCAAACTGGGTCGTGGAGCACGGCACCAACAGCATCTCGGCTCCCACGCTTGAAGAGCTTGACCGCGGGATGGAGCGGTATCTCAAAGAGGAGGGGCTCCTCAAGGCGGGAGAGAAGGCCCAGGTCTTCATGGCCTTCGACAACTCCACGATACCCCAGTGGATACGCCAGTATTCCCAGCACTACTTCAACAGAATCGTTGAAGTCAAGGGGTAA